GCTTCCCCGGGGACCATTCAACCCCTGACACCCCCCGTCCGCTAGCGGAGCCCCTAACGCTAGCAATCCCGGTATGCTGGCACCCGATCTGCCCATCCCAAGCGGGGTGGATGTGTTGATCTTGCCCCGAAGCATGGCACATGATACTCATTTGGCCAAACAATTCACGTGGCACCTCCAGCAAGGGAGTAAACGATACATTGCAGTTGTTCATAGCAAAGTGCCTATCATCCAGAGTTACCACGGTGAGTTCCCCTCATGCCAACTAATTCAATTCTGGCACGGACACGGCGGCGCTGGTTAGCCTTGGGGTTGGGATTGGTATTGGCAATTTTCTCCGACGGACGGGCTGGAGTTAACGCAGCCGATACCGAGTTGTTGCCGCCGCCCGAGACCCTCTCCGCCGAACCTCTCGTCACGCCTCCCAGCGCGCTCCCCGCCGCGGATAAAATCCCCGGCGAACAGGACGCCGAAGCCCCCGAGCTGGTAATCAAGCCCGAGCCGGTCATCCATCCCTGGTTTTATTATAAAGCCTGGGCGGGCAGCTTTGACTTGGGGGTGAACGGTTCCGAGGGGAACAGCCAGACGTTTAACTTGCGCACGGGTTTAAATGCCAAGCGGGAAGTCCCCTGGAGCATCACCACGCTGCGTTTTGATTATGTGAATAACTCGGCCAATTCATTGCAGACGGCCGACCGGGCATTCTTTGACGGTCGATATGAGTGGCTATTTGAAGCTTCCCCCTGGAGTTTGTATATTCACGAAACGACCGAATACGACGAGTTCCGCGCGTTTAACGTGC
This genomic window from Pirellulales bacterium contains:
- a CDS encoding DUF481 domain-containing protein translates to MPTNSILARTRRRWLALGLGLVLAIFSDGRAGVNAADTELLPPPETLSAEPLVTPPSALPAADKIPGEQDAEAPELVIKPEPVIHPWFYYKAWAGSFDLGVNGSEGNSQTFNLRTGLNAKREVPWSITTLRFDYVNNSANSLQTADRAFFDGRYEWLFEASPWSLYIHETTEYDEFRAFNVRVTADAGVGYQFWKNDLSSMKARIGPGASREFGGTDESWTPELVFGLYFDRQISKLQKINFSVDYFPQIDDFMSYRLNSQVNWEVVLDQVNNLSMKIGVVDRYDSTPQGKKPNDVDYRTVLVWNF